The following coding sequences are from one SAR86 cluster bacterium window:
- a CDS encoding acyl-CoA dehydrogenase family protein, producing MNLEFGSEYDEFTNEVEAFCKEYSGATITTNDKKFEMHDALSGNVSSSKGKSVGRSEWQKILIEKGYFARSIPKEYGGYGGEPDIIKSRIIAGAFAKYKVPNAMGGQGIDMLVPTLLEWGTEDQKQQHIESTLLGETIWCQGYSEPNAGSDLASLQTKGELIDGNWVINGQKIWTSTAQYSQMMFCLVRTEPQASKHAGISFILIPMDTPGIEIRPLVDMTLKAGFNEVFFDNVTVPEENIVGKRGEGWSVANSVLGHERGSLANPNATLNRLNTLINLMKEETIDGRRLIDVASYRDRLLQIQGKVLAVQANSLRLLSAKINPGQNVKLGGMIQKLVGTELRHELEGLAIDIMGELGTLYEDDPNVRGGGSWQFTYMYFLGLIIGGGTNQIQKNIISERGLGMPREPKVQVEV from the coding sequence ATGAATCTAGAATTTGGAAGCGAATATGATGAATTCACCAATGAAGTTGAAGCTTTTTGCAAAGAATACAGTGGAGCGACAATCACAACAAATGATAAAAAATTTGAAATGCATGACGCCTTGTCTGGAAATGTCTCAAGCTCAAAAGGAAAATCTGTTGGCAGATCTGAATGGCAAAAAATTTTAATAGAAAAAGGTTATTTTGCAAGATCAATACCAAAAGAATATGGCGGATATGGTGGCGAACCTGACATTATAAAAAGTAGAATCATTGCAGGCGCTTTCGCAAAGTATAAAGTTCCAAATGCAATGGGTGGCCAAGGTATTGACATGCTAGTTCCAACCTTACTTGAATGGGGAACAGAAGATCAAAAACAACAACACATAGAATCTACATTACTAGGTGAAACAATTTGGTGTCAGGGTTATTCTGAGCCAAATGCGGGAAGTGATTTAGCAAGCTTACAAACCAAAGGAGAGTTGATTGATGGAAATTGGGTTATTAATGGTCAAAAGATATGGACCAGTACTGCTCAATATTCACAAATGATGTTTTGTTTGGTGAGGACTGAACCTCAGGCTTCAAAGCATGCTGGGATAAGTTTTATTTTAATCCCCATGGATACACCTGGAATAGAAATTAGGCCGCTTGTTGACATGACTTTAAAAGCCGGCTTCAACGAAGTCTTTTTTGATAACGTAACGGTTCCAGAAGAAAATATAGTTGGGAAAAGAGGCGAAGGTTGGTCAGTAGCTAATTCGGTTCTAGGTCATGAAAGAGGCTCTCTAGCGAACCCAAACGCAACCTTGAATAGACTCAACACCTTAATAAATCTGATGAAAGAAGAAACTATTGACGGAAGAAGATTAATCGATGTTGCCTCTTATCGTGATAGATTGCTCCAAATCCAGGGAAAAGTTTTAGCTGTGCAAGCAAACTCGTTAAGATTGCTTTCTGCAAAAATTAATCCGGGCCAAAATGTAAAACTTGGTGGTATGATCCAAAAATTGGTTGGAACTGAACTGCGACATGAATTGGAAGGTCTTGCTATAGACATCATGGGAGAGCTTGGAACATTATATGAAGATGACCCTAATGTAAGAGGCGGAGGATCATGGCAATTTACTTACATGTATTTTCTTGGATTAATTATTGGGGGTGGAACTAACCAAATTCAAAAAAATATTATTTCCGAGAGGGGTCTTGGAATGCCTCGCGAACCAAAAGTGCAAGTAGAGGTATAA
- a CDS encoding amidohydrolase family protein: MSLLEDHLNWLNLYQEATLEPERPIVDPHHHFWPGEQHYLLEDLWLDTHSGHNIKKTVFIECSQEFLKTGDKDFAPVGETIFVKKISDEAKKEKHKTQIEGIVGHVNLLIGPEKTHEVLISHLKEGGNLFKGIRHAGGWDHHSELSNSHHSPPKNMYSNEIFIESLNELINLNLSFEAWQYHHQINQVAKMAETLPDLKIVLNHFSGPIGIGPYANKKDEIFEIWKKDITQLAKHTNVYAKLGGLAMPINGYEFHKQKLPPTSDQIVNSQRRYYDYLISCFGPERCMFESNFPVDKQSVSYNIIWNAFKKMSSGHTNSDKDLMFFNTAKSFYKL, translated from the coding sequence GTGAGCTTATTAGAAGATCACCTAAATTGGCTTAATCTTTACCAAGAAGCAACCCTAGAGCCGGAAAGACCTATAGTTGATCCCCATCATCATTTTTGGCCCGGTGAACAACATTACCTGCTTGAAGATCTATGGTTAGATACTCATAGCGGTCACAATATTAAAAAAACAGTTTTTATTGAATGTTCTCAGGAGTTTTTAAAAACTGGAGATAAAGATTTTGCTCCAGTTGGCGAGACAATCTTCGTAAAAAAAATCAGCGACGAAGCTAAAAAAGAAAAGCATAAAACTCAAATTGAAGGAATAGTTGGACACGTAAATTTACTGATAGGACCAGAGAAAACTCATGAGGTTCTAATAAGTCATTTGAAAGAGGGCGGAAATTTATTTAAAGGCATAAGGCATGCGGGAGGATGGGATCACCATTCTGAATTATCTAATTCTCATCACAGTCCTCCTAAAAATATGTATTCAAACGAAATATTTATAGAAAGCCTTAATGAACTAATTAACTTGAACTTATCTTTCGAAGCTTGGCAATATCATCACCAAATAAATCAGGTTGCAAAAATGGCTGAAACTTTGCCTGATTTAAAAATTGTTTTAAATCATTTTAGCGGCCCTATTGGCATCGGTCCCTACGCAAACAAAAAAGATGAAATTTTCGAGATATGGAAAAAAGATATTACCCAATTGGCAAAGCATACAAATGTATACGCTAAATTAGGTGGCTTAGCGATGCCAATAAACGGATATGAGTTTCATAAACAAAAATTGCCCCCAACCTCCGACCAAATTGTAAATTCTCAAAGACGTTATTACGATTATTTAATATCTTGTTTTGGGCCAGAGAGATGTATGTTCGAAAGTAATTTTCCTGTAGACAAACAATCAGTTTCATACAACATCATTTGGAACGCATTTAAAAAAATGTCTTCAGGCCATACAAATTCAGACAAGGATTTGATGTTTTTTAATACTGCAAAGTCTTTTTACAAGCTTTGA
- a CDS encoding MBL fold metallo-hydrolase produces the protein MQNSCVIWNEETKNAAVTDPGGDLDKIESYLETNGLKLKKIFITHGHLDHAGGAFNLSQKYKISIEGPHKEDEFLISALEEHGKMYGLSDSKNFLPDRWLEDGDQLELDGINFDVYHCPGHTPGHVIFHNKEAKFAIVGDVLFQGSIGRTDFPRGNHEDLINAIRTKLWPLGDDVTFVPGHGPVSTFGQERQTNPYVADQLFKTSNSE, from the coding sequence ATGCAGAATTCTTGCGTGATTTGGAACGAAGAGACAAAAAATGCTGCAGTAACTGATCCCGGGGGAGATTTAGATAAGATTGAAAGTTATCTTGAAACAAATGGCTTAAAGCTAAAAAAAATTTTTATAACACATGGACACTTGGATCACGCAGGCGGAGCATTTAATCTTTCTCAAAAATATAAAATTTCTATTGAAGGTCCACATAAAGAGGATGAATTTCTAATTTCTGCTCTTGAAGAACACGGAAAAATGTATGGACTCTCGGATTCTAAAAACTTTTTGCCAGATAGATGGCTCGAAGACGGAGATCAACTTGAATTGGATGGGATAAATTTTGATGTATATCATTGTCCTGGTCACACCCCTGGACATGTAATTTTTCATAACAAAGAAGCCAAATTTGCTATTGTCGGAGATGTATTGTTTCAAGGCTCCATCGGTAGAACAGATTTCCCCAGAGGTAACCATGAGGATCTAATTAATGCAATAAGAACTAAGCTATGGCCTTTGGGAGATGACGTAACTTTTGTTCCCGGTCATGGACCTGTTTCAACTTTTGGGCAAGAAAGGCAAACAAATCCTTACGTTGCGGATCAGTTATTCAAAACTTCTAACTCTGAGTAA
- a CDS encoding alternative oxidase, with translation MLNQDLPPNMQNEVAGHKLPNTLSDSVALSITKFLRNSADFLFKKRYGHRAVVLETVAAVPGMVAGVVHHLRSLRRMKDDNGLIREMLEEAENERMHLMTFIEIAQPSTFERFLIFLAQIGFGTFYTFLYIFFNRTAHRMIGYFEEEAVTSYTEYLEEIDKGEIANSPAPKIAINYWNLNIDARLRDVVIAVRNDEAGHRDKNHYIADEIDGQNS, from the coding sequence ATGTTAAATCAAGATCTACCTCCAAATATGCAAAATGAAGTAGCAGGTCACAAACTTCCTAACACACTGAGTGATTCCGTTGCTCTAAGTATTACAAAATTTCTCAGAAATTCAGCTGATTTTCTTTTTAAGAAAAGATACGGTCACAGAGCTGTCGTTTTAGAAACTGTTGCTGCTGTTCCTGGTATGGTTGCAGGAGTAGTGCATCATTTACGCTCTTTAAGAAGAATGAAAGATGACAACGGTTTAATCCGTGAAATGTTAGAAGAAGCAGAAAATGAGAGAATGCATTTGATGACTTTCATAGAAATTGCACAACCTTCTACTTTTGAAAGATTCTTAATTTTCTTAGCTCAGATAGGTTTTGGAACTTTTTATACTTTTCTATACATTTTTTTCAATAGAACTGCTCATAGAATGATAGGATATTTCGAAGAAGAAGCCGTTACCTCGTATACAGAATATCTTGAGGAAATAGATAAAGGCGAAATCGCTAATTCTCCTGCTCCTAAAATAGCAATTAATTATTGGAACTTAAACATAGACGCAAGATTAAGAGATGTTGTAATAGCAGTTAGAAACGATGAAGCTGGTCACAGAGACAAAAACCATTACATTGCGGATGAGATTGACGGACAAAATTCGTAA
- a CDS encoding malate synthase G, protein MSTYIDKGNLKVSKSLDVLINEKVCDSIKVTPQIFWDKFEEILNEFTPRNKALLEKRESLQKQIDEWHISKKGTDFDKEAYKGFLKEIGYLLEEGDDFSIETENVDPEISEIAGPQLVVPVMNARFALNAANARWGSLYDALYGTDVISEENGAEKGGSYNPVRGDKVIEFSKKFLDETFPLVSGSFTDVTAFQIKAGKLQITLADQSQVSLSDESKFEGYSGSEDNPKGILLKNNNLHMEIQIDRSDSIGSQDPAGIKDVLVESAITTIQDCEDSVAAVDGDDKAQVYENWLGLMKGDLAETFLKNDQQMTRVLNEDRDYIKPKGESFSLPGRSTLLVRNVGHLMTNPAILDKDDNEVFEGIMDAMFTIAIAKHDILNTGSKVNSKTKSIYIVKPKMHGPEEVKFTCDLFAAVESALGLEPLTAKIGIMDEERRTTVNLKECIRIAKDRVIFINTGFLDRTGDEIHTSIEAGPMIKKSEMKQQTWINAYENWNVDTGLGTGFKGKAQIGKGMWAMPDEMLGMYEGKTNHPEAGANCAWVPSPTAATIHALHYHQINVSKVQENLLTQEKADLDDILEIPLLKNPSSLSTEEIQSELDNNAQGILGYVVRWVDQGVGCSKVPDINNVGLMEDRATCRISSQHIANWLHHGLCDETQVIDTMKKMAVVVDEQNSGDPNYIPMAPSYNGHAFKAACALVLEGRNQPSGYTEPILHSKRLDFKA, encoded by the coding sequence ATGAGTACATACATTGATAAAGGTAATTTAAAAGTTTCAAAGAGTTTAGACGTATTAATAAATGAAAAGGTTTGCGACTCTATTAAAGTCACTCCGCAAATTTTTTGGGATAAGTTTGAAGAAATATTAAATGAATTTACCCCTAGGAATAAAGCCTTGCTTGAGAAAAGGGAGAGTCTTCAAAAGCAAATCGATGAATGGCACATTTCTAAAAAAGGAACAGATTTTGATAAAGAAGCTTATAAAGGTTTTTTAAAAGAAATTGGGTATTTATTAGAAGAAGGTGACGACTTTTCAATAGAAACTGAGAATGTAGATCCTGAAATATCAGAGATTGCTGGACCTCAATTAGTAGTGCCAGTGATGAATGCAAGGTTCGCTTTAAATGCTGCAAATGCAAGATGGGGAAGTCTTTATGATGCCCTTTATGGAACAGATGTTATCTCAGAAGAAAATGGAGCTGAAAAAGGCGGATCTTACAATCCAGTAAGGGGAGATAAAGTAATTGAATTTTCAAAAAAATTTCTAGATGAAACCTTTCCTTTAGTTTCAGGAAGTTTTACAGATGTAACCGCTTTTCAAATAAAAGCAGGAAAGTTACAAATTACTCTTGCCGATCAAAGTCAAGTTTCTTTATCTGATGAATCAAAATTTGAGGGGTACTCTGGGTCAGAAGATAATCCTAAAGGAATTTTGTTAAAAAATAATAATTTGCATATGGAAATCCAAATAGACCGTTCTGATTCAATCGGCTCACAAGACCCTGCTGGAATAAAGGATGTTTTAGTAGAAAGCGCAATAACTACAATTCAAGATTGCGAAGATTCAGTCGCTGCAGTTGACGGAGATGATAAAGCTCAAGTTTATGAAAATTGGTTAGGATTGATGAAAGGCGACTTGGCTGAGACTTTTCTAAAAAATGATCAACAGATGACAAGAGTGCTTAATGAAGACAGAGATTATATTAAGCCTAAAGGAGAATCTTTCTCTTTACCCGGAAGAAGTACTCTTCTTGTCAGGAATGTGGGCCATCTCATGACCAATCCAGCAATTTTAGATAAAGACGATAATGAAGTATTTGAAGGAATTATGGACGCGATGTTTACCATTGCAATTGCAAAGCATGATATTTTGAATACTGGATCAAAAGTTAATAGTAAAACTAAAAGTATTTATATTGTTAAACCAAAAATGCATGGTCCTGAAGAAGTAAAATTTACCTGTGATCTTTTTGCAGCAGTTGAATCAGCGTTAGGTTTAGAACCTCTTACAGCAAAAATTGGAATCATGGATGAAGAAAGGAGAACTACGGTTAATCTTAAAGAATGTATAAGAATTGCAAAAGATAGAGTTATTTTTATCAATACAGGTTTTTTGGATAGAACTGGTGATGAAATTCATACTAGTATCGAAGCAGGTCCAATGATAAAAAAATCTGAGATGAAACAACAAACTTGGATTAACGCATATGAAAATTGGAACGTTGATACTGGCCTTGGAACCGGATTCAAGGGTAAAGCTCAGATAGGCAAAGGAATGTGGGCTATGCCAGATGAAATGTTGGGAATGTATGAAGGAAAAACCAATCATCCAGAGGCTGGAGCAAATTGCGCTTGGGTTCCTTCACCGACTGCTGCTACAATCCATGCTCTGCATTATCATCAAATAAACGTTTCAAAAGTACAAGAAAATTTGCTGACTCAAGAAAAAGCAGATTTAGATGACATACTAGAGATTCCACTTCTTAAAAATCCTAGTTCACTTTCCACTGAGGAAATTCAAAGTGAATTAGATAATAATGCTCAAGGTATTTTAGGTTATGTAGTCAGATGGGTAGATCAAGGAGTTGGTTGTTCAAAAGTACCTGACATAAATAATGTTGGTCTTATGGAAGACCGAGCTACATGTCGAATCTCCAGTCAACATATTGCAAATTGGTTACACCATGGATTATGTGATGAAACTCAGGTTATTGATACGATGAAAAAAATGGCGGTTGTAGTGGACGAACAAAATTCAGGAGACCCCAATTATATTCCAATGGCTCCAAGTTACAACGGTCATGCTTTCAAAGCCGCCTGTGCACTTGTACTTGAGGGCAGAAATCAGCCAAGTGGTTATACTGAGCCAATTTTGCATTCAAAACGATTAGATTTTAAAGCTTAG
- a CDS encoding acyl-CoA/acyl-ACP dehydrogenase has protein sequence MYFGLSEEQESIQDFVKKFLDDNATVDEIRKIANGEGEEIENNIFEGILNLGINTLLVPEEHSGLGAGLLHAVAVAQSLGSGIGPIPFVGSYVMAPIAINLGGSEDQKKNYLPKIAENEIRFGVGMSEFVGAREDAGIEFSKNKLNGRSLFVLDAEKSDFLILSDKSGGLFVIDSNAKGVVMNKLTTVDKTRTFHEILLKNVEAEILEKTLDNNEIAKKVIDAGRIILSADTLGASEAMVEKAVTYSKERKQFNRTIGSFQAVKHMCAEMAADLEPCYSLVWQAAHSYDTEEISSSRLLACQSKSHISEVAKMISKKATEVHGGMGFTDLLGLHYWFKRIGLNRQILGAPEIVREEAAELQGFNQ, from the coding sequence ATGTATTTTGGATTATCAGAAGAGCAAGAATCGATTCAAGATTTTGTAAAGAAATTTCTTGATGACAACGCCACGGTGGACGAAATTAGAAAAATTGCCAATGGTGAAGGGGAAGAAATTGAAAATAATATTTTTGAGGGCATTTTAAACCTTGGAATAAATACACTTTTAGTTCCTGAAGAACACAGTGGCCTTGGAGCTGGATTGTTGCATGCCGTAGCAGTTGCACAGTCTCTTGGTTCAGGAATTGGTCCCATTCCATTTGTTGGATCTTATGTAATGGCACCAATAGCGATTAATTTAGGAGGGAGTGAAGATCAGAAAAAAAATTACCTACCTAAAATTGCTGAGAATGAAATTAGATTTGGAGTTGGGATGAGTGAATTTGTGGGGGCAAGAGAAGATGCAGGAATAGAATTCTCTAAAAATAAACTTAATGGACGTTCGCTATTCGTACTAGATGCAGAAAAATCTGATTTCTTGATACTCTCTGACAAATCGGGAGGACTATTTGTAATTGACTCAAATGCAAAGGGGGTCGTTATGAATAAATTAACTACAGTCGATAAAACTCGCACATTTCATGAAATTTTATTAAAAAATGTTGAGGCTGAAATTTTAGAAAAAACTTTAGACAATAATGAAATTGCTAAAAAAGTTATTGATGCTGGAAGAATAATTTTATCTGCAGATACCTTGGGAGCGTCAGAAGCCATGGTAGAAAAAGCCGTAACTTATTCAAAAGAGAGAAAGCAATTCAATCGAACTATCGGCTCATTTCAAGCAGTAAAACATATGTGTGCTGAAATGGCTGCGGATTTAGAGCCTTGTTACTCCCTTGTGTGGCAAGCTGCTCATTCATATGACACAGAAGAGATTTCATCATCAAGACTTTTAGCTTGTCAGTCTAAATCGCACATTTCTGAAGTAGCGAAGATGATTTCAAAAAAAGCAACAGAGGTTCATGGTGGGATGGGTTTTACCGATCTTCTAGGCCTTCATTATTGGTTCAAAAGGATAGGATTGAATCGTCAAATCTTAGGCGCGCCTGAAATCGTAAGAGAAGAAGCAGCAGAACTCCAAGGTTTTAACCAATAA
- the dapE gene encoding succinyl-diaminopimelate desuccinylase — protein MNLENLVTDLIKIESISPKDKGCFDLIEPILNELGFVSERINYKNVENLYSVYGNSGPTFCFLGHTDVVPTGPENLWTHPPFSAKKVDDKIYGRGAADMKGNICAFLKALSEFVNCEKNLNFKIAVLLTSNEEGESDDGFIDILLDKLLERGEKIDYCLVGEPSSSEIIGDTIRIGRRGSLNGKLKILGKQGHIAYPEKIINPIFLASNIITELKEKKWDVGNDHFQPTSFQVSNINSGTGAGNIVPGELEMDFNFRFCSESTSEGLIEEFEKILNSHNVDYKVEWNLSGLPFLTTKTYFVDLVIDSIKNVLGREPVINNGGGTSDGRFMPVMDAEIVELGPLNETIHKIDENVSLKDLNDLSKIYLEILKKIATSNS, from the coding sequence ATGAACCTAGAAAACCTTGTTACTGATTTAATTAAAATCGAATCTATATCTCCAAAAGATAAAGGTTGTTTTGATCTTATTGAACCAATCCTTAATGAACTTGGATTTGTATCCGAGAGGATAAACTACAAAAACGTTGAAAATCTTTATTCAGTTTATGGAAATAGCGGACCAACTTTTTGCTTTCTAGGCCACACAGACGTTGTGCCGACAGGTCCTGAAAATTTATGGACACATCCTCCTTTTTCAGCAAAAAAAGTAGACGATAAAATTTATGGAAGAGGAGCTGCAGACATGAAAGGAAACATCTGTGCTTTTTTGAAAGCTCTTTCTGAATTTGTTAATTGTGAAAAAAATCTAAACTTCAAAATAGCTGTCCTTTTGACTAGTAATGAAGAAGGAGAATCAGATGATGGATTTATAGATATTTTATTAGATAAATTATTAGAGAGAGGAGAAAAAATTGACTATTGTTTGGTAGGCGAGCCATCATCTTCAGAAATTATTGGGGATACTATTAGAATTGGAAGAAGAGGATCACTTAACGGAAAACTTAAGATTTTAGGCAAGCAGGGTCACATCGCCTATCCAGAAAAAATTATCAATCCAATATTTCTTGCTTCAAACATTATTACTGAATTGAAAGAAAAAAAATGGGACGTTGGCAATGATCATTTTCAACCAACCTCTTTTCAAGTTTCTAATATTAATTCTGGTACTGGTGCTGGAAACATTGTTCCAGGAGAATTGGAAATGGATTTCAATTTTAGATTTTGCTCAGAATCTACGAGTGAAGGTTTAATTGAAGAATTTGAAAAAATTTTAAATTCTCATAATGTTGATTACAAAGTTGAATGGAATCTTAGCGGGCTTCCTTTCTTAACAACAAAAACCTATTTTGTTGATTTAGTTATTGATTCGATAAAAAATGTATTAGGTAGAGAGCCGGTAATTAATAATGGAGGCGGTACTTCTGATGGCAGATTTATGCCCGTTATGGATGCTGAAATAGTAGAACTTGGCCCTTTAAATGAAACAATCCATAAAATTGATGAAAATGTGTCTTTAAAAGATTTGAATGATCTAAGTAAAATTTATTTAGAGATATTAAAAAAGATCGCTACTTCAAATTCCTAA
- a CDS encoding enoyl-CoA hydratase-related protein, with the protein MNDEVKKEIDDSGVMTIILNRPKSLNSLNYGLVTGVIEAFDEAASNKKVRSVILTGEGRGFCSGADLSGGGWPTKPEWTSGEISANNMEFFLNPMIKKIVACPKPVINAINGIAAGGGVGLALSGDILIAAKSAKFKLVFGKQLGIISDVGASWFVPKLISRARANALALLGEDLSADQAEDWGLIWKTFDDESLLDEAMKIALQISDSAIEGLKACVHAHDHAVNVSLDEQLDYETKTQRVLCDGPAFKEGVVAFLEKRKPNFRNLK; encoded by the coding sequence ATGAATGATGAAGTTAAAAAAGAAATAGATGATTCTGGCGTTATGACGATAATACTTAATAGACCCAAGAGTCTAAATAGCCTCAATTACGGGTTGGTTACTGGAGTTATTGAAGCCTTTGATGAGGCCGCTTCAAATAAAAAAGTAAGGTCTGTAATCTTGACTGGTGAAGGAAGAGGTTTTTGTTCCGGTGCTGACCTAAGTGGAGGAGGGTGGCCAACCAAACCCGAATGGACTAGTGGCGAAATTTCAGCAAATAATATGGAATTTTTTTTAAATCCGATGATAAAGAAAATAGTTGCTTGTCCTAAACCCGTCATTAACGCAATAAATGGAATTGCAGCTGGAGGCGGAGTTGGCCTAGCATTAAGCGGTGATATTTTAATAGCTGCCAAGTCAGCTAAATTTAAATTAGTTTTTGGAAAACAACTTGGAATTATTTCAGATGTAGGCGCATCTTGGTTTGTTCCTAAATTAATCTCTAGAGCTAGAGCTAATGCTCTTGCCTTATTAGGAGAAGACCTCTCGGCCGATCAAGCAGAAGATTGGGGGCTGATCTGGAAGACTTTTGATGATGAATCACTTTTAGACGAAGCGATGAAAATTGCTCTACAAATTTCAGACAGCGCAATAGAAGGACTTAAGGCTTGTGTGCATGCACATGATCATGCCGTCAATGTTTCTTTAGACGAACAATTAGATTACGAGACAAAAACTCAAAGAGTTCTTTGCGACGGACCAGCTTTTAAAGAAGGAGTAGTAGCATTTTTAGAAAAAAGAAAACCAAATTTTAGGAATTTGAAGTAG
- a CDS encoding beta-lactamase family protein, translating into MKNIITVVEEALRKENIPFASYALTDKNETTLYEHFGTQDLTKELPPTNETRYRIASMSKAVTTLAALKLLDEGKLKLNTNAKEYFPELGEVKVAKLHENNITYDEIESDITIHQLLSHTSGFGYDFHDPALSHLVVNQELAPLTSKDGSQLKAPLVYQPGTRWEYGISLGWIGKIIEKISGQNLNDFITEEVFLPLGMNDSTFDASTFDKKNIAVLHAMEAENFINVDDFVDDSTDGFYYGGGGIYSTPDDYCKFMRLFLNEGKINGNPFITTNTLNLMMKNQIGDLNYLHQPTFNPSLIHPHEWYPEIKKKFTYGFLTNLEDMPGRRKSGSLAWSGICNTYFWIDPASGLGGTLMMQLSPHYDKKCINVLEALEKAAYSELEVLNN; encoded by the coding sequence ATGAAAAATATAATTACAGTAGTTGAAGAAGCTCTTCGAAAAGAAAACATTCCTTTTGCCTCTTACGCACTAACTGATAAAAATGAAACAACTCTTTATGAGCACTTCGGCACGCAAGATTTAACTAAAGAATTACCTCCTACTAACGAAACACGTTATCGCATAGCCTCCATGTCTAAAGCGGTGACTACTTTAGCTGCTTTAAAATTATTAGATGAAGGAAAACTTAAGTTAAATACCAATGCTAAAGAATATTTTCCGGAACTCGGTGAGGTAAAGGTAGCTAAATTGCATGAAAATAATATTACTTATGATGAAATTGAATCAGACATTACGATCCATCAACTTTTGTCGCATACGTCAGGATTTGGATATGATTTTCATGATCCCGCTTTAAGTCATTTAGTTGTAAATCAAGAGCTTGCGCCTTTGACGAGTAAAGATGGATCTCAGCTCAAAGCTCCTTTAGTTTATCAACCTGGTACGAGATGGGAATATGGTATAAGTCTTGGATGGATTGGAAAAATAATTGAAAAGATATCAGGTCAGAATCTTAACGATTTCATCACTGAAGAAGTTTTTTTACCTTTAGGAATGAATGATTCAACTTTTGATGCTTCAACTTTTGATAAAAAAAATATTGCGGTTCTTCACGCAATGGAAGCAGAAAATTTTATTAACGTAGATGATTTTGTTGACGATTCAACCGATGGGTTTTATTATGGCGGCGGTGGAATTTATTCTACACCTGACGATTATTGCAAGTTTATGAGACTTTTCCTTAATGAAGGAAAAATTAACGGAAATCCATTCATCACTACCAATACTTTAAATCTTATGATGAAAAACCAAATTGGTGACTTAAATTATCTTCATCAACCTACTTTCAACCCAAGTTTAATTCACCCCCATGAATGGTATCCCGAAATTAAGAAGAAATTTACTTATGGTTTTTTGACTAATCTAGAAGATATGCCAGGAAGAAGAAAATCTGGCTCTCTAGCATGGTCGGGAATTTGTAATACTTATTTTTGGATCGATCCTGCTTCAGGCTTAGGTGGGACTTTAATGATGCAATTGTCTCCGCATTATGACAAAAAATGTATCAACGTTTTAGAAGCCTTAGAAAAAGCTGCTTACTCAGAGTTAGAAGTTTTGAATAACTGA